AGGTTCAGGATCGCGACGATCGCACCGAACGCCATGACCTGCGGAAGGCTCAGGAACGACGCGATCTTGAACTCGCCGCCGGTGAACGAGTCGAAGATCTCATCCACCCGGGCGATGAGGTCGGTGGTCTGCAGCACCATGAAGATCAGGAAGATCGACACGATCGTGACGATCGCGAGAGCCACCGCCGCCAGGAACGACAACTTCACCGCCGACCAGAAGTCCACGTAGACCAGCCGCAGGCGCACCTGCTTGGAACTGGTCTTGCTCGATGATTTCTTGGCGAGCTTGTCGGCTACGGTGCTCATGCGTCAGGTCAACTCTCTTCGGGAGCCGCGGGGGGCTCTGCGGCGGGGGCCTCGTCGTCGGATGCCACGACTTCGGCGGCCTCGGTCACTGCGCTCTCACCGTTTCGGGCGATTGCAAGGATGCGATCG
This DNA window, taken from Microbacterium invictum, encodes the following:
- a CDS encoding DUF3566 domain-containing protein, with protein sequence MSTVADKLAKKSSSKTSSKQVRLRLVYVDFWSAVKLSFLAAVALAIVTIVSIFLIFMVLQTTDLIARVDEIFDSFTGGEFKIASFLSLPQVMAFGAIVAILNLIVVTVLGAVVAGIYNLMVKVTGGLLVGFTSN